The nucleotide window TTCAAAAGAAATTTATTCTAGGATAGGCTCTATTATTGAAACTCCAGGATTTTATGAAAACTTAACTGCCTATGAAAATTTAAAAATCATTGCTAAGTTAAGGGGAGATTATAATCCCCTAAATATTGAATTAGTTCTTGAAATGCTTAATCTAGATAAAGAAAAAACAAAGGAATTTAAAGATTTTTCATTAGGTATGAAGCAACGTTTAGCATTGGCAGCTGCCATTATGCATAATCCTGAATTGCTGATTCTTGATGAACCTATAAATGGTTTAGATCCTTTTGGAATTAAAGAAATTAGAGATTTGCTTAAAAAATTATCTTCTGTTTATGGAGTAACTATTTTGATTTCAAGCCATATTTTAAGTGAAATAGAAAACATTGCTGATGTTATAGGTTTTATGGAAAATGGCATTTTAATTGAAGAAATTTCAAAAGAAGAATTATATGAAAGATTAGATAAATTTGTTGGGTTTGAGGTTTCAGACATTGATTTAGCAGTGGAGCTCTTAAATAAAATAGGATTTAAAGAAAGCATCGATTTTACTTTTAGAAAAAGTTTAGGTGAATATATCGATGATGTAGAATCTAATGGGGGAACTGATAGAAATAGTGTTGGTGGAACTATTCACCTATTTTCTAATCTAGATTTAAGAGATCAATTTAACACATTATTTGTTAGCTCTGGAATTAATGTTAATAAAGTAAATTTATGTGAAGAAAACTTAGAAGACTTTTTTAGAAGAATTGTCTCTAATAGTTAGAATTTCAAAGTTTTTAAATATTATCAAAAATTATAGGTGATTGTATGCTTAATTTTATCCAAATGGAATTTTTAAAGCTTAAAAGGTCAAAAATATTTTTACTAAGTTTATTGATGGCGGCTTTACCTGCAATTTTAATGTTTTTAGCTAGCTTTGCATTTGATGAGGCACAAAGTTTTGATGTATTATTTACTAGTGTGAATATGTATATGTCTACAATATTTGCAGTTCTCTTATTTGCAATAATTATTTCTTACCTATTTGGTAGAGAGTATAATGAACATACCTTAAAAACTATCTTAACTGTTCCCATATCCCGAGGAAGATTTTTAATTTCTAAATATATCATGTTTTTAATTTGGATTTTAATTTTAACTCTTGTTACAAGTTTATCCACAGCCATATTTGGTTTTATTGCAGGTCTTGATGGATTTACATTAAAGTTATTCATAGATAGCTTTGCACAGCTTCTACTAGCAAATGTTCTTTTGTTTTTAACCTTTTCCCCATTTGTATTTATTTCATTATTTGTTACAAATATGGTTCCTGCAATGGTTGGTGGTGCTAGTTTAACATTGGTAAATATGCTGGTTTATGGACAGAAATGGGCTCCATTTGTACCTTGGACATCTCCTTATTTAATTGCTTCAGGGGAGATGGCAAATCATAGTGTAAATATTATGATTCCTTATGGTGTAATTCTAGCTACTTTCTTAATTGGAATAGCTATTTCATATATTTATTTCACTAAAAAAGATGTTCCTCTTTGAATTTTTACTATCTTTACTAAAAAGAATGTTTAAATCAATCTCAACCTCATTTTTATTCATTTTAACATCTTTTTTAGTTTTTTTTCTTTTTCCATAACTGAAAATTAGCTTTTTTTATTTTCTTGATATTTTGTAAAAATTAGTAAAATTAGTTTTTTTTATTTTCTTGATATTTTGTAAAAATTAGTAAAATTAGTTTTTTTTATTGATATTTTTTAAAAATTAGCTTTTTTCTTTTTTAAAAACTTTTTTTCATAACTTAATTAATAATTTTCTTTAAAGTTTTTAATTAATTTTGAAAATATTGAAATTTCAGAGGGTGGAGTTTCGATTTCTTCTTTTTTAAACCATTTGGCTTTAAGGATTTCATCGTCATCTACTTTAATCTCACCGGATTTGTATTTACATATACACCCAACCATTAAAGAATTTGGAAATGGCCATGATTGGCTTCCAAAGTATTCAATATCATCAACTTCAATTCCCACTTCTTCTTTAACTTCTCTTTTAACAGCTTCTTCAATAGATTCTCCAGCTTCTAAAAATCCTGCTATTAAAGAGTATCCATGAGTTTTATGATAGGAATGTTTAGCCATTAAAACTTTATTTATTGCTTTTCCTTCCATGTCAAGCTCTTTTTCATCTTTTTTAATAATTGTAGTAATTATTGCAGGACAGATTCTTGTAAAACTAGTAAATCCACATTTTGGACAAACTTTAGCCATTTCCACATCAGAAGTTATGGTTTTTGTTCCACATCTTCCACAGTATTGGTGATTATTTTCCCAGTCTATTA belongs to Methanobrevibacter olleyae and includes:
- a CDS encoding ABC transporter ATP-binding protein; its protein translation is MVDYVIETTNLSKTYSKDLVVNSIDMHVEKGKIYGLLGKNGAGKTTTMSMLLNLVYPSGGEILLFGKDPRKYSKEIYSRIGSIIETPGFYENLTAYENLKIIAKLRGDYNPLNIELVLEMLNLDKEKTKEFKDFSLGMKQRLALAAAIMHNPELLILDEPINGLDPFGIKEIRDLLKKLSSVYGVTILISSHILSEIENIADVIGFMENGILIEEISKEELYERLDKFVGFEVSDIDLAVELLNKIGFKESIDFTFRKSLGEYIDDVESNGGTDRNSVGGTIHLFSNLDLRDQFNTLFVSSGINVNKVNLCEENLEDFFRRIVSNS
- a CDS encoding ABC transporter permease, with the protein product MLNFIQMEFLKLKRSKIFLLSLLMAALPAILMFLASFAFDEAQSFDVLFTSVNMYMSTIFAVLLFAIIISYLFGREYNEHTLKTILTVPISRGRFLISKYIMFLIWILILTLVTSLSTAIFGFIAGLDGFTLKLFIDSFAQLLLANVLLFLTFSPFVFISLFVTNMVPAMVGGASLTLVNMLVYGQKWAPFVPWTSPYLIASGEMANHSVNIMIPYGVILATFLIGIAISYIYFTKKDVPL
- the nudC gene encoding NAD(+) diphosphatase; its protein translation is MKNKIEEKESLSIYDNYKLDSEIKNSSQKYYFIFNEKKLLLINNEVPILKDLNELKIDEKDVKNCIYIGEFYLKDCYVIELNDNWDMEKFNDKAQGNDLENNLDFLDLYEVFNINEEAYLLGGRAIQIIDWENNHQYCGRCGTKTITSDVEMAKVCPKCGFTSFTRICPAIITTIIKKDEKELDMEGKAINKVLMAKHSYHKTHGYSLIAGFLEAGESIEEAVKREVKEEVGIEVDDIEYFGSQSWPFPNSLMVGCICKYKSGEIKVDDDEILKAKWFKKEEIETPPSEISIFSKLIKNFKENY